Proteins co-encoded in one Arthrobacter globiformis genomic window:
- a CDS encoding ferredoxin reductase produces the protein MIRLRKLARAASVLTTPLAPEDILALFDPVFSTRQLRGVVTKVVPETADSATIHFRPGRGWKAHKAGQWARIGVELDGVRHWRSYSLSAPAGEDPAITVSDVGAVSGVLVRNTRPGDVLFLAPPQGDFVLPERPRPLLMLTAGSGITPVMSMVRTLVPHRPDADVVLVHSARRPEDSIFREELSELADQFPNFRVTHWYTGERGRMDFGSAAGLDSLCPDWRRRAAYACGPEGFLDDAEALWAAEAAAHPKDPKSARIDGATGPFAADPVNLIIERFNTSLLGGEGHDGGLVTFEASDREVEADGNTPLLDVGEDAGVLMPSGCRMGICHSCLLPLRAGQVRDLRTGEVHGEPGQLIQTCVSAAAGPVNLDI, from the coding sequence ATGATCCGGCTTCGCAAGCTGGCACGCGCCGCGTCTGTCCTGACCACTCCTCTCGCCCCGGAGGATATTCTCGCGCTCTTTGACCCGGTGTTCTCCACTCGGCAACTGCGTGGTGTGGTCACCAAGGTGGTTCCCGAAACGGCGGATTCAGCCACCATCCATTTCCGGCCCGGCCGCGGCTGGAAGGCCCATAAAGCCGGCCAGTGGGCGCGCATCGGCGTAGAGCTCGACGGCGTCCGGCACTGGCGCTCCTACTCGCTCAGCGCCCCGGCAGGGGAGGATCCCGCCATTACCGTGAGTGACGTGGGTGCCGTGTCCGGCGTCCTGGTCCGCAATACCCGGCCCGGGGACGTCCTGTTCCTGGCGCCGCCGCAGGGCGACTTTGTCCTTCCCGAACGTCCCCGGCCGCTTCTGATGCTCACGGCCGGCAGCGGCATCACCCCTGTGATGTCCATGGTCCGCACGCTCGTGCCGCACCGCCCCGACGCCGATGTGGTGCTGGTCCACTCCGCCCGCAGGCCGGAGGACAGTATTTTTCGCGAGGAACTTTCCGAGCTCGCGGACCAGTTCCCCAACTTCCGCGTTACGCACTGGTACACGGGGGAGCGCGGCCGGATGGACTTCGGCTCGGCCGCCGGGCTGGACAGCCTGTGCCCCGACTGGCGCCGCCGCGCTGCCTACGCCTGCGGCCCGGAAGGGTTCCTCGACGACGCCGAAGCCCTGTGGGCCGCCGAAGCGGCCGCCCATCCCAAGGACCCCAAATCCGCCCGCATAGACGGGGCCACCGGGCCCTTCGCGGCGGACCCCGTCAACCTCATCATCGAACGCTTCAACACCAGCCTGCTGGGCGGTGAGGGGCACGACGGCGGTCTGGTCACCTTTGAGGCCTCCGACCGGGAGGTGGAGGCCGACGGCAACACCCCCCTTCTTGACGTGGGCGAAGACGCCGGCGTCCTCATGCCCAGCGGCTGCCGCATGGGCATCTGCCACAGCTGCCTGCTGCCCCTGCGTGCAGGGCAGGTCCGGGACCTGCGCACCGGCGAAGTCCACGGTGAACCGGGCCAACTAATCCAGACGTGCGTTTCGGCAGCTGCCGGGCCCGTTAACCTCGACATCTGA
- a CDS encoding fatty acid desaturase family protein has protein sequence MTAISDRTAATTTSTDTPVTKPRPGALATSGRPAVRPPAAAHLTDEQVAELGRELDAIKDEILAKRGASDAAYIRRVIKIQRGLEISGRAALLMGRNKAAWVTGTSLLSLAKILENMEIGHNILHGQWDWMRDPDIHSTTWEWDFVTPARSWQHTHNDLHHRWTNVVGKDNDVGYNLLRMDEDQPWTPRALGNPLYNAILAPIFEWGIAVYDLEIVDYKEGKKSKEAMVRDLKALGIKALKQFTKDYAATPAVAMLTGSGKQALFGTLTANAVRNVWAHAVIFCGHFPEGTDTFTEEMVEGETRGDWYVRQMIGSANISGSKFMHIMTGNLSHQIEHHLFPDLPSNRYGEVAPKVQEICRRYGLPYTTGPLLKQVGSSWAKVFKLALPGKKA, from the coding sequence ATGACTGCAATATCCGATCGCACAGCCGCGACTACGACGTCCACCGACACGCCTGTCACGAAACCGCGGCCGGGGGCCCTGGCCACCTCCGGCCGGCCGGCCGTGCGCCCGCCCGCCGCGGCGCACCTTACCGACGAGCAGGTGGCAGAACTCGGCCGGGAACTGGACGCCATCAAGGACGAGATCCTGGCCAAGCGTGGAGCCTCCGACGCCGCCTACATCCGCCGGGTCATCAAGATCCAGCGCGGGCTGGAGATCTCCGGCAGGGCGGCGCTGCTGATGGGCCGCAACAAGGCAGCCTGGGTCACCGGCACCAGCCTGCTCAGCCTTGCCAAGATCCTGGAAAACATGGAGATCGGCCACAACATCCTCCACGGCCAGTGGGACTGGATGCGCGATCCGGACATCCACTCCACCACGTGGGAGTGGGACTTCGTGACCCCGGCACGTTCGTGGCAGCACACCCACAATGACCTGCACCACCGCTGGACCAACGTGGTGGGCAAGGACAACGACGTCGGATACAACCTGCTGCGCATGGACGAGGATCAGCCCTGGACCCCCCGCGCCCTGGGCAATCCGCTGTACAACGCCATCCTCGCCCCCATTTTCGAATGGGGCATCGCGGTCTACGACCTGGAAATCGTCGACTACAAGGAGGGCAAGAAGAGCAAGGAGGCCATGGTCCGGGACCTCAAGGCGCTGGGCATCAAGGCGCTCAAGCAGTTCACCAAGGACTACGCCGCCACCCCGGCAGTGGCCATGCTCACCGGATCGGGCAAGCAGGCCCTCTTCGGAACGCTCACCGCCAATGCCGTCCGCAACGTGTGGGCGCACGCAGTGATCTTCTGCGGCCACTTCCCCGAAGGCACGGATACCTTCACGGAGGAAATGGTCGAGGGCGAGACCCGCGGCGACTGGTATGTCCGGCAGATGATTGGCTCCGCCAACATTTCCGGTTCCAAGTTCATGCACATCATGACCGGAAACCTGTCCCACCAGATCGAGCACCACCTGTTCCCGGACCTGCCGTCCAACAGGTACGGGGAAGTGGCCCCGAAGGTCCAGGAAATCTGCCGGCGCTACGGCCTGCCGTACACCACCGGGCCGCTGCTGAAACAGGTGGGATCCTCCTGGGCGAAGGTCTTCAAGCTCGCACTGCCGGGAAAGAAGGCCTAG
- a CDS encoding carbohydrate kinase family protein: MLTVIGEGLVDVVQRSSGIEAHVGGSPLNVAVGLARLGHPVQFVGRYGRDAYGESVAAHLRASSVMLPQAPDGLPTSVATALVDDDGAATYTFDLTWELPGLAERLPFMLQGTTLLHTGSIATMLEPGAAEVLAAVEHAHPASTISFDPNCRPSIIADADYARRQAEKFVTLSDVVKASDEDLAWLYPGVDPLESARRWLKLGGAEGPAVVVVTRGGAGPWGITAAGEAEFAAPRVEVADTVGAGDSFMAALLSGVVDRGLDGAQNRADLRALPAEGLRALLAHASRAAAVTVSRAGANPPTRAELNRVEAAAEEAEVPTT; the protein is encoded by the coding sequence ATGCTCACTGTTATCGGCGAGGGCCTCGTTGACGTGGTCCAGCGCAGCTCCGGAATCGAAGCCCATGTGGGCGGCAGCCCGCTCAACGTCGCCGTCGGGCTCGCCCGCCTGGGGCACCCGGTGCAGTTCGTCGGCCGGTACGGCCGGGACGCGTACGGGGAGTCGGTGGCTGCCCACCTGAGGGCGAGTTCCGTCATGCTCCCGCAGGCCCCGGACGGGCTGCCCACCAGCGTGGCCACGGCACTGGTGGACGACGACGGCGCCGCCACTTACACGTTCGACCTCACCTGGGAGCTCCCGGGGCTAGCGGAACGGCTGCCGTTCATGCTGCAGGGAACCACGCTGCTCCACACCGGCTCCATCGCCACCATGCTGGAGCCCGGGGCCGCGGAGGTGCTGGCCGCCGTCGAACATGCCCACCCGGCGTCGACCATCAGTTTTGATCCCAACTGCCGTCCCAGCATCATCGCGGACGCCGATTACGCCCGCCGGCAGGCGGAAAAGTTCGTGACCCTATCGGACGTCGTCAAGGCCTCCGACGAGGACCTCGCCTGGCTCTACCCCGGCGTTGACCCGCTGGAGTCGGCGCGCCGCTGGCTGAAGCTTGGCGGTGCCGAAGGGCCGGCCGTCGTGGTGGTGACGCGCGGCGGGGCCGGGCCCTGGGGGATCACCGCCGCGGGCGAGGCCGAGTTTGCCGCACCCCGCGTGGAGGTGGCGGACACCGTTGGCGCTGGGGATTCCTTCATGGCGGCGCTGCTTTCCGGCGTGGTGGACCGCGGTCTGGACGGCGCCCAGAACCGGGCTGACCTGCGCGCGCTCCCCGCAGAGGGGCTCAGAGCGCTCCTGGCCCACGCCTCCCGCGCCGCGGCAGTGACCGTGTCCCGTGCAGGCGCCAATCCGCCCACCCGGGCGGAGCTCAACCGCGTCGAAGCAGCAGCCGAGGAAGCCGAAGTTCCCACCACCTGA